Genomic segment of Candidatus Methylomirabilota bacterium:
CTTCTTCGTTGTTTTCCGCGAGGCTCACGATCGCATTGAGGTTCTCGCTATCGCGCATGCGCGACGCCGACCCGGATACTGGCTTCGTCGATAGCCCCGACAAGGCCTATCCAACCCTGCCTCAGTGAAGGCGACACCCTACTCCCGCGTGAGGAAGATGGGCAGACCCAGCTTGCGGTCATAGGTCGGGCGGTAGCGCTCGGTGTTGTACATGGTGGCGACATCCACCTTGCGCGGCCCGAGCGTGGGATCGGGAATCGGTTGCAGGGCAAAGCAGCCACCGCTGACCGCCGTCATGAGGTTTCCCCGGCCCTCGTGGATGGCATCCACGGCCATGTCCGCGAAGGTCGAGGCCACCATGCGGTCCACGAAATCCGGGCTGCCCGAGCGCAGCTCGTAGGTCAGGTCGCTGACGATCGTCTCTTCGCCGGTGGCCGCCTTGATCTCGGTGCTCAGATCCTCGGCCACGCTCATCTTCTTGCGATGGCCGAAGGCATCCGGCTCGCCGTACTCTTTCACCGTATAGCCTTCCCACTGGGCGCCCTCGGAGAGGATGACCAGCGCATAGTTGCTTGGATTGTTGCGCTTGTCGGCCACCAGCAGCTCGATCAGCTTGGCCAGGTTGACCCGGTATTCCGGAATGCAGCAGCGCAGCGACGTCACGTACGCGGTGTAGAGGGCCGTGTACCCGGCATCGCGCCCGAACACGCGGAAGATGCCGATGCGCTCGTGCGAGCCGACGGTGGTCCGCTGCCGGTCGATGGCCTCGATGGCGCGCGTGATGGCCGTGGAAAAGCCGATGCAGTACTCCGTGTTGCGCACATCGTTGTCCATCGTCTTGGGCACGGCGATCACGGGCATGCCCCGCCGCGCGAGCTCCGCCGCGTAGCCGAGCGTGTCGTCGCCGCCGA
This window contains:
- a CDS encoding 6-phosphofructokinase, giving the protein MAVKRIGVLTGGGDVPGLNSVIKSVVYRGSELGYEVIGIRRGWEGLTHVNLEDPESRTRYVLPLNRQNTRTIDRTGGTYLHTSRTSPSRMPKLPPVLAGQEFPSAASPSGGLTYDVTGAVQRNIEALALDYLIAIGGDDTLGYAAELARRGMPVIAVPKTMDNDVRNTEYCIGFSTAITRAIEAIDRQRTTVGSHERIGIFRVFGRDAGYTALYTAYVTSLRCCIPEYRVNLAKLIELLVADKRNNPSNYALVILSEGAQWEGYTVKEYGEPDAFGHRKKMSVAEDLSTEIKAATGEETIVSDLTYELRSGSPDFVDRMVASTFADMAVDAIHEGRGNLMTAVSGGCFALQPIPDPTLGPRKVDVATMYNTERYRPTYDRKLGLPIFLTRE